Proteins from one Euwallacea similis isolate ESF13 chromosome 13, ESF131.1, whole genome shotgun sequence genomic window:
- the LOC136413175 gene encoding uncharacterized protein — protein MPRSRTIQPEANVIEPSMDQEARIFIKAPPFSRTDPELWFSQLESQFFINGVTSDDLKFHTTIGIMDTESLICVRDLIIKPPMNNKFQTLRQKVLDALVESQEKKYKKLFSQLQLGDKKPSILLSEMNSLGGSSLQEEMLKTLWIQRLPHNMQTILTACSLPLSEVANIADKIADIKFSQVSQIKSEVCTSSPNEINKNTSSEEFKHITKRLDKLERQIRSHSKLRSSKFRRNSPSRDRQNSSWCWYHQNYQEKARKCVSPCDYKKEN, from the coding sequence ATGCCACGTTCTAGAACCATCCAGCCAGAAGCTAACGTCATCGAGCCCTCTATGGATCAAGAAGCTAGAATCTTCATTAAAGCTCCACCATTTAGTAGAACAGATCCAGAATTGTGGTTTTCTCAAttggaatcacaattttttatcaatggagtgacttcagacgacttgaaattccacactactatcggaattatggacacagaaagtttgatttgtgttagagatctaattattaaacctcCCATGAACAACAAGTTCCAAACCCTTCGTCAAAAGGTATTGGATGCCCTCGtagaatcacaagaaaaaaagtataagaaacttttttcgcaaCTTCAACTTGGAGACAAAAAGCCTTCCATACTTCTATCTGAAATGAACAGTTTGGGAGGCTCTTCACTTCAAGAAGAGATGTTGAAAACCCTTTGGATCCAGAGATTACCTCacaatatgcagaccattttAACGGCATGTTCCTTGCCATTATCAGAAGTGGCGAATATAGCCgataaaattgctgatataaagttttcccaagtttctCAAATCAAGTCAGAGGTATGCACAAGCAGTCCCaatgaaatcaacaaaaatacatcttcagaagaattcaaacacatcactaaacgtttggataaattagagaggcaaatcagatcccattcgaaattaagatcttctaaatttcgaCGCAATTCACCCAGCAGAGATCgtcaaaattcttcatggtgctggtaccatcaaaattaccaagaaaaagcTCGCAAGTGTGTGTCTCCTTGTGACTACAAGAAGGAAAACTAA